In the Candidatus Thermoplasmatota archaeon genome, GAAAAATGTTTATATACATTGCGATAGAATTTATCGCGCAATATTTTGCCTTTTCAAATACGGTCTATTTACTTTTTTGAAAGGTAATCTTTTATCGCTTCGTGCAGTCCATCTGCAGCAAGATTAGAGCAATGCATTTTTATTGGAGGTAAGCCGTCCAATTCATCCGCAATATCATTCCTCGTTATTTTTAACGCGTCTTCGATTTTCTTCCCCTTTGCAAGTTCTGTTATCATGCTGCTCGTTGCAATTGCAGCGGCGCAGCCAAACGTTTTGAATTTAATATCTTCCAATCTGCCATCTTTGACTTTGATGTACATAGTCATTAAGTCCCCGCAGACAGGATTTCCAACCGTACCGATACCGTCTGCATCCTTTATTTCTCCCATGTTCCTGGGGTTATTAAAATGTTCAATAACCTTTTTACTGTACATTTTTTCATTTCTCCTTCAAATCTTCCCCCATAACGGAGACATCTTTCTTAACTTTTCTATACTCCCCGGCAATACCTCCAATACATATTCTATTTCATCTTCAGTATTTTCTCGCCCGAGCGTGAGACGCAATGATCCATGTGCCTGCACCTCGTTCAGCCCTATGGCCATCAAAACGTGCGACGGTCTCAATTTTTTTGATGAACACGCCGAGCCTGTAGAGCCTGCGATACCTTTCCCATCCAGACTCAATACCAGCGATTCCCCTTCTATGGCAGTAAAACGGAAATGGGCATTATTCGCCAATCTCTTTTCGGGATGGCCGTTCAAATATGTTTCTTCTATCTCGAGCACACCTTTTATAAGTTTGTCCCTCAACCATGTAATCCTTTTTGCATCGTCATTCATTCTTTCCTTTGCCAGCTCGCACGCCCTCCCAAGTCCCACGATGCCCGGGATATTTTCTGTTGAGGAACGCAATCCTCTTTCGTGCCCGCCGCCGTGCACGATTGGTTCTATTTTCGTTCCTTCCCGTACGTACAATGCTCCGGTTCCTTTCGGGCCATAAATTTTGTGGGCGGAGATAGACAGCATGTCGACACCGATGTTTTTAACATCTATCGGAATTTTCCCGACGGACTGCACGGCATCTGTATGGAATGGTACTCCATTTTCTTTTGCTATTTTTGCTATTTCTTCGATGGGCTCTATCGTTCCAATTTCATTATTTGCGTGCATAATCGTGATTAAAATTGTGTCGTCCTTTATTGCATTTTTAACGTCATCGGGATTTATTATGCCATACTTGTCGACGGGCAGGTATGTCACTTCAAAACCCTTTTGTTCAAGATGCCTACACATCTCCATTACGGCAGGATGCTCTATTTTGCTTGTTATTATATGTCCCTTTCTCATGCGAAAGGCAACGCCTTTTATTGCTATATTATCGCTTTCCGTTCCCCCTCCTGTAAATATGATTTCCTCGCTTTTTGCGCCTATGATTTTTGCCACCTGCTCTCTGCTTTTTTCTAATGCCTTTTTTGCTTCCCTACCAAAAGAATGCAAGGAAGAAGCGTTTCCGTATTTTTGGCTGAAGTAGGGCTTCATCGCCTTTAAAACTTCTTTATCAACAGGTGTGGTGGAAGCATGGTCCAGGTAAATCTTTTTCATCTCTAATCACCCCTATCAATTGGTATCTTAATCTTAACATCCCAGGGCTTTTTAAAACTTTGTCCAGCATATTTTTTTCAATTCATTTCATTTAACTATCATAAAGTACAATTCCCGACAGAACCAATCAGTGACGGTCAACTATTTATACTGGAAATGCAATTGAAAGGAAGTTTCCAATCCCTAACTTTACACTTTTGCTTCTTCAGAAGCTTCCTTACTTTTCCTCTTCTCTGCTGGGTTCAGGGTAGGTGCTCCTTGTGATACGGGTCAACATACTCCGGGTATGCTATCTCATTGTATTGTGTTGAGTATGGATAATATCAATGTCCTCTGCCACGCCCCCAAAAGCCTCTTCCAAATCCTCTACCTCGGCCACCGCCAAAACCCAGTCCTCTTCCAAATCCACCTCCACCTCTTGGTATTCCTTTTGTATATCCCGGACTATTGTAACCCGAGCAGTAACCCAGTCCTCTTCCTGTTCTTGGTCCCCGGCCCAAAGGCCCTGTTCTATTTCCACCTGGCATTTTTTATCACCTAAAAAGAGTATATAGGAATAAATATATAAATATTTTCCAAAACTTTAATATAAAATATGCACATGATGCGGTACCCTTTTATTCGCTGTTATATAACTCGAATCACTTCTTTATTATCTTTAGCCTGCTAAAAGGTTAATTAGCAAAACGCATAGATGTAGGTCATAAAACCAGCTGCAAATGCAAGTGAGGCACCTAATAAATTTGTACTGCCCCTTTTAAGAAGTAATTTGACTTTGCAGGTTTGGAAACTCTGCGGTTGCTTCGCTTCGCTAGCAGGTATATGGTTCATTTCGTTCGTCCAAATTGCCTTCGGCAAACTTCATATACCCACGAAACGTTATCTGAAATTGCCTCTGGTACTTGGTGTTGAAAATAGCTCAAGTAAGAGAAATGGGAATTGATAACTTAAACAAAGAAATAAGGAAATGCGAAAAATGCAGGCTATATAAAACTAGAACAAATGCTCTCACAGGAGAAGGAAATCCCAATGCCAAACTCATGTTGATTGCCCAAGCACCCGGAGAGAATGAAGATAGAGAGAGGAGAATGTTTATTGGACCTTCGGGAAAAGTATTAGACGAGTTGCTAAGAGCATCCAGTACAGAAAGAGACAATCTGTATATGACCAATCTGATCAAATGTATGCTACCAAAATATAGGAAGCCAAAGCAGGATGAGATTGACATATGTAGTGGTTACTTGGATAGAGAGATAGAATTGATAAATCCAGAAATATTGGTTCCTCTAGGTCATTATGCAACCAATTATATTTTTAATAAATATTCTCTTCCTTTGCCATCTAAGCAAGAATTTTATACAATCTATGGAAAACTTTTTCTATCTGGCGATAAAAAAATATTACCATTGCAGCATCCTGCTGCTATGCTTTATCATCCACATATCAAAGATGAAATGAAAAAAAATTATTTCAAATTGGGA is a window encoding:
- the nifU gene encoding Fe-S cluster assembly scaffold protein NifU; this encodes MYSKKVIEHFNNPRNMGEIKDADGIGTVGNPVCGDLMTMYIKVKDGRLEDIKFKTFGCAAAIATSSMITELAKGKKIEDALKITRNDIADELDGLPPIKMHCSNLAADGLHEAIKDYLSKK
- the nifS gene encoding cysteine desulfurase NifS; the protein is MKKIYLDHASTTPVDKEVLKAMKPYFSQKYGNASSLHSFGREAKKALEKSREQVAKIIGAKSEEIIFTGGGTESDNIAIKGVAFRMRKGHIITSKIEHPAVMEMCRHLEQKGFEVTYLPVDKYGIINPDDVKNAIKDDTILITIMHANNEIGTIEPIEEIAKIAKENGVPFHTDAVQSVGKIPIDVKNIGVDMLSISAHKIYGPKGTGALYVREGTKIEPIVHGGGHERGLRSSTENIPGIVGLGRACELAKERMNDDAKRITWLRDKLIKGVLEIEETYLNGHPEKRLANNAHFRFTAIEGESLVLSLDGKGIAGSTGSACSSKKLRPSHVLMAIGLNEVQAHGSLRLTLGRENTEDEIEYVLEVLPGSIEKLRKMSPLWGKI
- a CDS encoding uracil-DNA glycosylase, producing MLKIAQVREMGIDNLNKEIRKCEKCRLYKTRTNALTGEGNPNAKLMLIAQAPGENEDRERRMFIGPSGKVLDELLRASSTERDNLYMTNLIKCMLPKYRKPKQDEIDICSGYLDREIELINPEILVPLGHYATNYIFNKYSLPLPSKQEFYTIYGKLFLSGDKKILPLQHPAAMLYHPHIKDEMKKNYFKLGILLNDCKWYPLCPMKRFYEGGKLDRKWVELYCKGDWGSCIRYQMEENGEMHSDWMLPDGSIDEKLRKKEQ